In Helianthus annuus cultivar XRQ/B chromosome 3, HanXRQr2.0-SUNRISE, whole genome shotgun sequence, a single window of DNA contains:
- the LOC110936165 gene encoding uncharacterized protein LOC110936165, with product MASRKGKGIASSSQGDAAQQKRRKLARIGDPDSEEDAPPRGPKPDWTTGSLLDQPAEWREELFHDQMNKLKQRGEAFICEKEIREADFAPFGIIAKFNALGWGAATKCYDGETKKMYDKQIQEWVASLECPPFKAPNKMRLVGKCNGVKVEMSYDSLRRVAKFDDGPANEYIYPSLRDLYHEPAKHEQWQAMLDYLFLPGTTHGKLYRRNLRMEAKLLLTLCMYNVMPRRGDKMEVRFQEVPVLYMLMNGSPKVPFRFLVLNNIWLSKISGERKIIPHCRLITALLKKYGAIKGDERGSYKRFRPFDLKNLGSDWTYTESDRFHKLKTDGRRWRALKVDARPLRPGEEEEPESTDDEVSGDDDYREDTFTVDAQVRGVGQAGVQGAGVQSGYVGSAFDYAQQAYDPYWAHSGDMGQIIQQRRPPTFGNWSEPNQVLFDHQTFLGASAERAIKRSYDRNEQLNRAHRYAHEEEMNNRYLDDRQRRMHDQWHAGQPVVGDPPVVDYTTLPPYDGSVSYPTPPLHHSQWVDPHAMSYQQANPSSDQGSSSGGGAFGFGEWTDVMTSIFGPPQPKYY from the coding sequence ATGGCATCTAGGAAAGGAAAGGGAATTGCAAGTTCTTCCCAAGGGGATGCGGCACAACAGAAAAGGAGGAAATTGGCTCGGATTGGTGACCCGGATTCGGAGGAGGATGCACCGCCAAGGGGGCCAAAGCCGGATTGGACAACCGGTTCATTGTTAGACCAACCCGCGGAATGGAGAGAGGAACTTTTTCACGATCAAATGAACAAGTTAAAACAAAGGGGAGAAGcgtttatttgtgaaaaagaaatccGGGAGGCGGATTTTGCCCCGTTTGGGATCATCGCCAAGTTTAATGCGTTGGGTTGGGGAGCGGCCACAAAATGCTATGATGGTGAGACGAAGAAAATGTATGACAAGCAAATTCAAGAGTGGGTGGCATCACTCGAATGTCCCCCATTCAAGGCTCCGAACAAGATGCGATTAGTTGGGAAGTGTAATGGTGTGAAAGTGGAAATGTCATATGATTCTTTGCGCCGGGTGGCGAAGTTCGATGATGGGCCGGCCAATGAATATATCTACCCGAGTCTTAGGGATCTTTATCATGAGCCCGCGAAACATGAACAATGGCAAGCCATGCTTGATTACCTCTTCCTTCCGGGCACAACACATGGGAAGTTATATAGAAGAAATTTAAGGATGGAAGCGAAGTTGTTATTGACGTTGTGCATGTACAATGTCATGCCAAGGCGGGGTGACAAGATGGAGGTGCGGTTTCAAGAAGTACCAgttttgtatatgttgatgaaTGGGTCACCAAAGGTTCCTTTCCGATTTTTGGTACTAAACAACATCTGGTTGAGCAAGATTAGCGGGGAAAGGAAGATTATACCCCATTGCCGGTTGATTACGGCATTACTCAAGAAGTATGGGGCAATCAAAGGAGATGAAAGAGGTTCTTACAAGAGGTTTAGACCATTCGACCTTAAGAATCTTGGGTCGGATTGGACGTACACCGAATCGGATAGGTTTCATAAGTTGAAAACGGATGGTAGAAGGTGGAGAGCGTTAAAAGTAGACGCGAGACCGTTACGACCGGGGGAGGAAGAGGAGCCCGAGTCAACGGATGATGAAGTGAGCGGGGATGATGATTACCGCGAAGACACATTCACGGTAGATGCTCAAGTAAGAGGTGTTGGTCAAGCGGGGGTTCAAGGAGCCGGCGTACAATCTGGCTATGTGGGAAGTGCATTTGACTATGCACAACAAGCTTACGACCCGTATTGGGCCCACTCGGGGGATATGGGTCAAATCATTCAACAAAGGCGGCCACCCACATTCGGCAATTGGAGTGAACCAAACCAAGTGTTATTTGATCATCAAACTTTTTTGGGTGCTAGTGCGGAAAGGGCTATCAAAAGAAGCTATGATAGGAATGAGCAATTGAACCGCGCTCATAGATATGCCCATGAAGAAGAGATGAATAACCGTTACTTGGATGATCGACAAAGGCGCATGCACGATCAATGGCATGCGGGGCAACCGGTTGTAGGAGATCCACCCGTTGTGGACTACACCACACTTCCACCATATGATGGTAGTGTGTCATACCCCACCCCACCATTGCACCACTCTCAATGGGTGGATCCGCATGCTATGAGTTACCAACAAGCAAATCCAAGTAGTGATCAAGGAAGTAGTAGTGGCGGTGGAGCATTTGGTTTTGGTGAATGGACGGATGTGATGACATCCATCTTTGGGCCTCCACAGCCGAAGTATTACTAG